The Populus trichocarpa isolate Nisqually-1 chromosome 11, P.trichocarpa_v4.1, whole genome shotgun sequence genome has a segment encoding these proteins:
- the LOC7454425 gene encoding uncharacterized protein LOC7454425 encodes MGSEIETLEERLNSFLVQLQAECRVFERMVYKNKNQHRRCSYFQYLLKVRRDLRLFQSSKLEEIVGSCFHVITGRKPRQKVHLLESLKWRKCDSGTPNFMERLLGAARLLSQIVEPMLKAATDISTLLARSFFMGFSLTILALLARLRVLVQQILLDVVSVFNMVSSLSQEKQSVKITQEGLEVFREYYPTNKEFVTLECVWKTDKFVLVEKTHKIDVKGQDGGLGDGSIEKSVPRYWTIESFLGDSDSDFEKADGDHTAKEDSYEDKQHLFPGPSVESSEHGNQVEGDVELGDNPIISESPGKQLPPEDSLAAKSSSPPSSKVLTPQYGARQVAFVSVKRPAPSTTAFVPVKKPTTPTSHIEDPHFKEIEDASIKDDSISNLLAGGNPQQILF; translated from the exons ATGGGATCTGAAATTGAAACCCTGGAGGAGAGATTGAACTCGTTTCTGGTGCAGCTTCAAGCAGAATGTAGGGTTTTTGAGAGAATGGTGTACAAAAATAAGAACCAGCATAGAAGATGCTCTTATTTTCAGTATCTACTAAAG GTGAGGAGGGATTTGAGACTTTTTCAATCTAGCAAGTTGGAGGAGATAGTGGGTTCTTGCTTCCATGTTATTACTGGAAGGAAACCTAGACAAAAGGTTCATCTGTTAGAAAG TTTGAAGTGGAGAAAATGTGACTCTGGAACACCCAATTTTATGGAGCGACTTCTAGGAGCTGCACGCTTACTGTCACAG ATAGTGGAGCCAATGCTGAAAGCAGCTAC TGATATATCTACACTACTGGCACGctctttttttatgggattttcTCTGACAATTTTGGCTTTGCTTGCACGTCTTCGAGTTTTGGTTCAGCAA ATATTGCTTGATGTTGTTTCAGTATTCAACATGGTCTCCTCTCTATCCCAAGAGAAGCAATCTGTAAAAATAACACAGGAAGGACTTGAG GTGTTCAGGGAGTACTATCCAACAAATAAGGAGTTTGTCACTCTGGAGTGTGTGTGGAAGACAGATAAGTTTGTTTTGGTTGAGAAAACACACAAAATAGATGTAAAAGGTCAAGATGGAGGTCTTGGAGATGGTTCTATTGAAAAGTCAGTTCCACGTTATTGGACTATCGAGTCTTTTCTAGGAG ACAGTGATTCTGATTTCGAGAAGGCTGATGGTGACCACACCGCCAAAGAAGATTCCTATGAAGATAAGCAGCACTTGTTTCCAGGCCCTTCTGTTGAGAGTAGTGAGCATGGGAATCAAGTTGAAGGTGATGTTGAATTGGGAGATAATCCAATCATTTCAGAATCTCCTGGCAAGCAACTCCCTCCAGAAGATAGCCTTGCTGCAAAATCAAGCTCCCCTCCAAGCTCAAAAGTTTTGACACCACAATATGGAGCAAGGCAAGTGGCTTTTGTCTCAGTAAAAAGACCTGCACCCTCAACAACAGCCTTTGTCCCTGTCAAAAAACCTACAACTCCAACTTCACATATAGAAGATCCTCATTTCAAGGAAATTGAAGACGCTAGTATCAAGGATGACTCTATTTCTAATTTGCTCGCTGGTGGTAATCCCCAACAGATtctattttga